Below is a genomic region from Phocaeicola salanitronis DSM 18170.
GGCTCGCTTATCTTGACTTGGCACAACTGATGGAGCTGAAAGGGCATGAACAGTTTGACATCGATTCGCTTGGCGGAGAGATTGCCATCGCCGACACGCTGAGTCCGGTGAGCATCTATCAGTCCGCCCTAACCTGTATGCCTCAGATACGTCAGGCATATTACACCCTGCAGAGCAAGACAAAAGGCATCCGGATAGCCAAGTCCGGATATTACCCGACCCTTTCATTCGCAGCCGGAATCAACACGAACTATTACGACAACGGGAGCGGACTTGGTGAGACGTTCCAGAGGCAGCTTAACAACAACATGCAGAAAAGCCTGTGCTTTACAATCAGCATCCCGTTGTTCGACCGGTTTTCCACACGGAACCAGGTGAGGGCGGCACGTATCGATGAGGATAATGCGAGACTGTCATTGGAAAACGAGAAAAAGCAGTTGTACAAAGACATCGAGCAGGCTTATATGGATGCGATATCCGCATTCGAGAAATACCGTTCCACCACGAAAGCAGTAATAGCCAACCAGGAGGCGCACCGGTATGCCTTGGAAAAATATGCAGCCGGTAAATCTACTGTATTCGAATACAATGAAATCAAGATGAAACTTGCCGACGCACTTTCGCAACAGTCACAGGCTAAATATACCTATCTGCTGAAAGACCGTATACTGGCTTTCTATTCCTGCTTTTCACTAACAGATTAACAGCCTTGTAATTATGCATTCAATAAAGATAAATCTCGATGTCGTTTTAAATAAAAGAGGAATGACGTTGAATGAACTTTCGGAAAAAACAGGCGTGTCTATAGCCAACCTTTCCAACCTGAAAAACAACCGTGTCGTTTCAGTCAGGTTTTCTACGCTTGGGAGAATCTGTAAAGCCTTGGAATGCCAGCCTGCCGACATCTTAAAGTATGAAGATGATTAACTTAATGATAACATTCTGATAACCTGAAAGGGGATACATCCTTCTTACCTTTGTGTCAGTAAAAGGAAAT
It encodes:
- a CDS encoding helix-turn-helix domain-containing protein, whose product is MHSIKINLDVVLNKRGMTLNELSEKTGVSIANLSNLKNNRVVSVRFSTLGRICKALECQPADILKYEDD
- a CDS encoding TolC family protein; the protein is MKGLVSILAFAGLLACQGNVQAQVKKWTLAECIDYAVTHNIEVKQSDNQIQNLKVQRNTLRNSFLPDLNAGASQNFTFGRSLNQNNTYEDSNIQNSSFSVTTEIPIFAGFKRTASIAQNRFDLLAAEANRELIENNLSLNVAGAYFQILLNKEIYRIALEQIQLTKEQETCTQLLIENGKAAESQLYDVRAQLADDELTATEARNSLRLAYLDLAQLMELKGHEQFDIDSLGGEIAIADTLSPVSIYQSALTCMPQIRQAYYTLQSKTKGIRIAKSGYYPTLSFAAGINTNYYDNGSGLGETFQRQLNNNMQKSLCFTISIPLFDRFSTRNQVRAARIDEDNARLSLENEKKQLYKDIEQAYMDAISAFEKYRSTTKAVIANQEAHRYALEKYAAGKSTVFEYNEIKMKLADALSQQSQAKYTYLLKDRILAFYSCFSLTD